The genomic stretch GCGAAGCCACGACCGGCTTCCCCGGCGCGTGCTGCTTCAATCGCGGCGTTAAGGGCCAGCAGGTTGGTTTGCTGGGCCACGGACTTGATCACATCCAGCACGCTGCCGATCTTATCGCTTTCGCGCTTGAGGTGGCCCATGGCCTCGGTGGAGTTGCCGACTTCGCCGGCCAGGCGCTCGATCTGGGTGATGGCTTCGCTGACTACCCTGTCACCTTCCCGGGCCTGCTGGTCGGCGGCGACGGCGGCTTCCGAGGCTTCCTCGGCGTTGCGAGCCACTTCCTGCACGGTGGCGGCCATTTCGTTCATGGCGGTGGCGACCTGATCGGTCTCGACCTTTTGGCTGTTGACCCCGGCGCTGGTCTGTTCGGTCACGGCCGACAGCTCTTCGGCGGCGCTGGCGATTTGCGTCACGCCGTCGCTGATACCGCCGATCAGGTCACGCAGGCCCATGGTCATGCCTTGCATGGCGCGCTGCAACTGGCCCAGTTCGTCCTGGCGCTGCGAGATCAGGTCGTGGGTCAGGTCACCGGCGGCGACGTGCTCGGCGACCTTGAGGGTCTGG from Pseudomonas fluorescens encodes the following:
- a CDS encoding methyl-accepting chemotaxis protein, whose product is MQGMTMGLRDLIGGISDGVTQIASAAEELSAVTEQTSAGVNSQKVETDQVATAMNEMAATVQEVARNAEEASEAAVAADQQAREGDRVVSEAITQIERLAGEVGNSTEAMGHLKRESDKIGSVLDVIKSVAQQTNLLALNAAIEAARAGEAGRGFAVVADEVRSLAQRTQKSTEEIEELIVGLQSGTQQVATIMDNSRGLTDSSVELTRRAGHALENITRTVSAIQAMNQQIATAAEQQSAVAEEINRSVLNVRDVSEQTAAASEETAASSTELARLGTHLQSLVGRFRV